tatatatatatatatatatatatatatatatatatatatatatatatattacaatgaaAGAATCACAGAAGTTTCAGGTCCAAAACTgaactttatttatatagtttaatgtttttgtactgtatattgaacCAGCTCACTGAGAAGATTGATCTGTGAACCACTTTGTAAACAGAAACCGATTGTTTTTATAAGTGCCTGATACAAATAGCAGTTAGAGGTAACTTAACACTAAAACACAATTGTTGGaaataaaattattataaaactctgctttattatttaaaaaaaaaacttcagaacATTTTCAGTaatgaagaaatgttttaaaaagggaTGAACTGTAGAATATATCAAACATACAGGTACAGGGTCATTTATATGCAACATTTTTCACACATACTTAGCCAGGACATGGAATAGGTAGCAGATGCCTAGTGGAGTATCCTTCCCAGTTTTACTTCCTTGGAATACTTACCAACATACTAGGCGAAAATAGGACATGTGCACATGTACAAACATCACAATGCCCCAGCAAACtggaataaaataatgtatttttctagTCTTAAATGTTTCACTCCTCAGTAGCCATCACATCATAAGTAATACGATCATGTAAAATCTTCATCTAAGATGCATATGTTTTAAGTTGGTGTTACATTGTCTCTGTCAATTATTGCCCACCTATTAAAACTACAAATGCCATATTGTCATTGATCTATCCAAAACGTGGCATTATCCTGATTGATGCCACTTTATTGGTTGTGTCAATAATCGTATTaagttaaacaattaaaatgtaaaaggtcCAAATGTTGTATTGTTCATGCAGTTGTCAATTTTTAGATTTGTAGTCAACATAAATctatactttttttgtgtgtgtttcagcaTCATCAGTAAATCTGCCATTGCTCACACTTACTATCAATGAAACACAAACATTGAAAATTAatttccaaataaaataaaatggttaacTTATTTGTGTGAAACACAGCAGATGAGCTACATTATTCATACTGCCCGGTTATTTCTGGCAGGACGTTAAATCGCATATCTGCCAGTTACTGAAATGCATCTTTCAAATGCAATTCTAAAATTAGCTGTGTCTAAATGCAATGTCAGTCACCAAGGAATCTTGGTTGTGAATTTTTCCCTCACTTTGATATTCATTTGGTGAGATCAGACACCCTtctgtgtggtttcagagcacCAAATGCATTGCCATTTGATGGATTAGGCAACAAACAGTCCTTGGCTTTACTGCTATTATCTGTGATGCTGTTATCTGTGACAATAGAGCACAAGATTGAGACATGGCGGTCCCCCTACCTAATTCAACATTAATACCCTTTTCCCAGCTTAGGCTTTCTAGCATTCATTCCTTGTAGCTTAATTATTTAACCCAATATAAAACAATTGACCTGCAACAATAAAAACTTAAAAGCAAGGCCTGTATCCAGCAACGTTTTGTCTTAAAATACACTAGTGCCGTAAGAGGTCAAGCAAGCTTATCTCATGTTTCTCTGTGACTCATTAATAAGTCTGTAAATACAGCACCAGTTGCAACAGACAGCATTTGTTCCGATGCATGGACACTATTACCCTATTTCTGGTTACTAGTGATATATGCAAGAAATGTAAACAACTGTGTGAACAATAACTTTCTCTTTAAGTTATTCCAGGAAACTATTTTGAATCACCTATAACTTCATGAAGTTCTTGAAGTTATAGGTGATTCAAAATAGTTTAGAATGAATCCTAAACTTTAAAATTCAGACatccaaacagaaaataaatgaatatcgGGGAAGGCATAAACTATGATCTTATTTTCAATCTTGCCCCTAGTTGTTTTTGTAATTGCGCTGTATTGAAATAGAATTCCTGTGGGTCCtctgcactatatatatatatatatatatatatatatatatatatatatatatatatatacacacacacacacacacacacaaatgcatatATTTTACTCAAATTAAATTTTAATCATGTCAGCAGAAATTCCACGTTATTTCGGTCTtagttccaattttttttttttaaaacatttgagaTACAATATTTATTCTGTGTATCGTGGGATTCATCTTTGAAAAAACACCTCAGAGCTTCATTTCCTTATCTCCTTCATATTGTTCATCGCATTCAAAATATTTTCTATAAGCTCTGGATGTAACTTGGGACGCACAGAATTACACTGTTTATTGAGCTTCACTGTCGATAAGCCTGAATGCTACATGGTGCAGCTACTTATGAGCCTTTAAAGCACCAGAGagaaaaacaattcaaaacagaaGACAAGAATAGGAAAATAAAGAGAACTACACAGATTTCCCCAAGTGTGGATTCCTGAGATTAAGGTTTCAAAAGTCATCTCACATTAAAAGTGTTGCAAAACTGTTTTGAACCAGCAGGGGGTGTGGGCGTTTCTCTCTGTTGGTAAAATAAACCcaacaatggctttcttgtcGAACAGCACCACCATATGGATCACAGGGGTACTGGAGGCATTGTTTGACAGTGCTTTGGGAAGCGGTCACTTTTTTAGACTTTCTGTCATTGTTATATATTGTCACTTGTCTGCCAGTCACATTTGCAAATGTATTGaataacaaactttatttaagcCAATATATTATGTTGTTAAATTGTACACAACAATAACctctgtttgtgtatgtgtgctcCATCTCTTTTCAAccaggaaaattaaattaaaccccTCTACCGCCTTCCACACACAAATTTAAATTCCAGCAATAAAAGGTATGAAATGATATGGCAACTTACATGGAAAGGGTCATCTTTAATCAGGATTTACATCAAATGTAGTAACCCTATTGAACAAATCTTTGGGTGTATTGTTAGGCTTGGTAGAGCCTGTTGTGTAATGCATTTACACATCAAGTTACTATtacttacaatatattttttgttttctgctaAGCATGACAGCCTTGTGTCCTAGGAAGTCCTGATTGCAGTTTTATTTAGCCAATGGGAAGACTTTTTCAGTCACACCAAACTGCTTTTGCTACATGTTAAACATCTGTGAACAGGTGCCATCAAACGCACAAAGGCTTACAGGTACAAAGTGCAAAGATACAGCTAAGGCTTTCACAGGCAGGGCTCAATTTCCTAACTGGAACTCAAGTGTTTTTCTTCAGTATGTGCTATTACTTTTTAGTGATCCATCTTTTTTTCTACAAAAGACGCCCTACAGTTGTTAGTGTCCCTTTAATTATGGGAGGTAATACAACGTATTACCATGTTCATGTTCTTAATATGGTATTGATGACAGAAACCACTATTGCATTTCTAATGCaataaatatttttcatttaattgaaaacaTCTTCCACTGAgagcttccttccttccttcctttcctTCTTTGTTCCCTTGGAATGAGGTTTCCGTCAGATAAGAAAGGTAACTCTGTTTTTAGTCTGGTAACTAaactatttaaaattattatttgacCCCTTGTAGGTTTGAGTTTTTGTAAAGCCCCAGTTTCGTGAAGCTTTACACCTGTACAGTAGCACATGCTGAAGACAAACATTTTCCAGTTGACACAATGGTCTTTTGAATCTGACCCCTAATTTGGGTTAGTGTAACTAATATACAGATAAGtttatgtaacatttttaaagtCAATACTTACATATTGATATAAATATCCCTTCTGTTATAAAGAACTTAATGATTCCTTGATACCCGTTAATTTGATATACAAAGTTACAGTTTACATAAATACAGTGAACTTGCACAAGTTTATGCCATTCCTTTCTTTCCATCAATTATCCTGGAGTGTAAACAAATCTTTGAACAGCTTGACAATAAGGTGACTCAACTTAATAAAAACACCTTATGAAGCACTTGTCAGTAGTGGGGGGTTTGCATTTGACttgacttgtttgttttttgttgtttttttttcatctggcAGTGCAATTATTGGATGATCATCAAAATTAGCTTGACTGGACAAAGAAACTTTGTTAACTGAACGGTCAAGCAAATTGCAAATCACCTACATGTAAAGAACACTTCTTAAAACCTTGTAACAGGCAGAAAACTCGTATTACCATGAACTGAACAATAAGAGGCATTCCTTGATTTTTAACAAAGATCAAAATATCTCTTCCAAGAAAACaaggcaaataaaaacaaaactatcatTTTTACCCaactgcagaaagaaaaaaaataaagtcatTTTTGGGTACAATAATACCAGGGAGAAATTCTGAAGAAGCCATGAACTGGGCAGCCTTAGATTTGTAAAGTTAAAAAGCACTTGCATTTCATCAAAATAAACTGAAAGCTCTTTTAgagaataaaaaaggaaaaacaaaactgtgattgCCAAAGTGCACAAAATGCCATCACACTTCCTTTAATCCTTACACTTTCATTAAAAACATTCCTCCAACCTATACTGATTCTATAAATCACTATGTTGCTATTTATTTCCtatgtgctttttttattttattttttgtttaaattcccCTTACGATATGTACAGCTCCTAGCTAGTGAATCTTcaaattacacacacaaaaaaataaactcgTAAAATTCTGCATAAATCTGCTCTGTGTGACGCACTGGGGAACGTTATTTATAAGACACAACACAAATAATATCAACACCACCCCCCTCCCCCGAGTCCTTCTTTCCTTGGCAGTATCTTACAATACATCTCTGTACAAGACCCATACAAGATATTGCTATATACAGTGATATGGAGGGCAACATTCCTTAtctgtatattttgtaaatagGAACCAAACGCAATGGCTATTTCTTTCTGTTGATTTAGCAGCACCAGTAGTAAACCGGTTGGTTTCAGTCCATTAGCGACCCATTGGCTAGCGCTTTCCCCGTGCTGGGTGTCGTGCCGATGTCGTCAGCAGCTGCTGTTCTTGAACTCTCCATTCTCTGTGATGGACAGCTTGGTGGGATTGGTAGGCGAGATCCCATTGTGGGTGTTCTGCACACTGTAGCGCTCCTTCACCTGCGTCAATGCGCTCATGAGCCGCGAGTTTGCCACATCCAGCGAGGAGATCCTCTTCTCCTAGAAAATGGGAATgggtagaggtggagagagagagagggagagagagggagagagagagagagagagagagagagagagagagaggagagagagagagagagagaggagagagagagagagaaggggtcaGGCAAAAGGAAGCCAGAACCAATCCCCCTCTTCATCCCTTTCTAAGGCTTAAAAGATGCCAGTACTCCACTAAATCATTACTTAATGCAAACAATTTATGGTTATTAAAATGTGGCAGTGCCGAAATGTCTGAAACGATGCCAGTAATGACGCCAGTAAGTACCAGTCTATTTCAAGCACTGTTCCTTTTTAAATTTAGCTGACACATGACTTAAAGTGAACCATAAAGTTGGCAAACCCCTCTATTCTATAAACAAGCCAAAAACCCTGACAAATAGGGGCAAAGGGCTAATCTCAGTGTGTTTTTAtccaatttttcttttttcacccTATTTCTCCACTTTATAAGCGGTATCCATTCCTTGAACTGCCCGACTAAGAATCCCATTCTTTTTAAGGTCAAATATAAAAGGTTACAGGGCAGTTGTGCAGTGATAAGATTCAAAGACTTTGGGAGCATATTTTTGCTATGATAATAAGGACAGTACCATAATAAGCTTAGGATCACTTTTAGCCATTAAGTACAGTACATGTAGGAATGAGTTGGGCAATTCATAACACAACTGGGATAAATGAAGATAACAAAATGCACTCCTCCAACCACTTTATGACTCCCCCAAAACAATGGAGAATAAAAATAAGAGACTTTGTCATTAACGAAACATAAGAAACAACAAGGCCATACCATTGCTCGCAATGACCAGAAGGGTAGGAATGGGACAGTGGACAATGAAGGGTTTGAAGCAGCCAAAGCTAATTCTACGGTATCTGTGAAGATGCATCCCTTCCGCACCCTTTCCAGCTCAGAGGAGGATAGGATTACTGTGGAGATTATACATACTCTACCCGAGACAAAGATAGTGATATTGTAATACTTCACAAGAATGAACCTGAACCCCCAGTAAATGCCAACATTCTGAATTTAAATCAGGGGGTCACACATATTACGACTAAGAAATATTTAATCATACAATCCTCTGCATTGGTGGTGTACACATGTTTAGATAAGTGAATGTAGTTTGCATATCTTGTTCGCTCTTAGAATATAGTAGATAATTTGCAAACATAAGCAAAAGGACCCCATACAGAAGTTATAGGTGGGCCGTAATCCCTGGTAACTGCTGATGCAAAGTTTCAATTAATATAAGTAGTAAACAAAGACATGGAATATTGACGTAGAATGGATATTAATAAAGGACttggagattaaaaaaaatatacaaataaattgcCAATCCAgtaactaattaattaattaattaattaattaacagacCTCAACAGTATTGTGcactggtatttaaaaaaactgacacagaaatctcttttggcaagtgagtTATGATCTCACAGTGAGGTGCTGCTTTGTGTTCTATGCACCACTTAGGACAGGCTGGAATGGGTGGCAGAAGGTCAGTACGCTTGCCCATGTCTATCCACTGCTGTACTAAATAACTGATTTGTGTACTTGCCTGTTTGGGTTACCTCAGCCCCATTAATGACCTGTAATTCAACACAGTCAACACGTCATGTGTAGCACTGAAACACAGCTTTTCATACCAGTACAACAGGGGAACCTCCCCACTGCATGCCATTAGTTTAACCACATTAAATGGCTAACTGGTGTTTCTAGAAAAAAGAAACGCTAATGTGCTTTGTTACATATCATTTCTTAATGAATTCATGGTCATTGACAgagaagcatgtttttttttttggtttaacgaCGTAACTATTATTTTTCAAACTCAGAATCTTAGTCTTGTTAAACCCATTATTACAAGTGTATATTAATTCTTATGAGAGTATCAACATTCACCTTAAAAATTTTCTTTGAAGCCATTTTCTGCTGCCATGCTTGATTGTGACGCCACCAAAATTACTTCTAAATACTCAGAATGCCATAGGCTTCTAACATCATCAACTAGTTTTGAAATCAGAGTTCTGtaaatatgaaaatgacacaccTTGCTAAATCCAGGAACTTTAAATCTCTAAACATTGAAACACCGTCTGACTGCCAGCTGAGCTTAAGCACACAGCAGAGCCCAGCACCATGCAGTGCAATGGTGATACACAGGCAGAAAAAATACACCTTTCATGTTTTTCCACCTGCCGCCACCACCACCTTTCCAGTGAGTCCATTACCTGTGCGTCAATAATTTTCTGTTTGGAATCAATAACAGCCTGCATCTCAGCGTGATCTCTTCTCAGCTCCTCTTCCACTGCCATCAACCTAAAAGCAGATGGATAACAGGGTTTAATGAAAACAAGTACCAATTTCATAGTTTTTTCCCCAGAGAATTAATACCTAATTGTAATTAGTAGAGTGAATGAAATTGAATGAAAACTGCCGATGCATTTAATGCAGAAGTAATGCTGTTCCATGTACAACAGTATGCTTCAGATTCATTCAGAAACACCAACATAAAAGGTTATATtaagtaaaatattattattattatttttattatttatttatttatttatttatttcttagcagacacccttatccagggcgacttacaactgttacaagataccacattatagattatttcatattatacagatatcacattattttttttacatacagttacattatttttacatacaattacccatttatacagttggatttttactagagaaatctaggtagagtaccttgctcaagggtacagcagcagtgtcccccacctgggattgaacccacgaccctccggtcaagagtccagcgccctaaccactactccacactgctgccccataaaaTGCAGTAAATGGCTACACCATGGTAGCGTTAGAACGTCAGTGTACATTTCTgtattgtaaaatgaaaaatacaaataaataataattcaaaagacGCTTCTCTTGCTGTTCAGTACCTGCTGATGATGCTCTTCATCTGACTGTCCTTCTCCTCCTGCTGCCGCCGCAGCCTCTCCTCGCTGTCATCCAACCGGGCCTTGTACTCCATCAACAGCTTCTGCATCTGCTGCTCCTGGGCCAGTAGCCGCAGCTCATATTCCTCAAGGCGCTGGCTAGACAGCCGCAGCTTCTCCTTCAGTTTTGCAATCTCCTGCTCATACTTGTAAGAGCAAACACACAGCAGTGAGgggagggcagagcagggcagggcagtgtttttttttttttttaatgtttatgtcatatagaaaataataataaataataataacctgataGAAAACAACAACTTAATGTTTAGGTTAAATCAGTTTCATTTAAAACCTACCGTAATTAAAATCAGTTGACTTTGCATTCCTTAATTACTTAAACCGACTGTTAATGAATACAGTGTGACCGTTCTGCTGAGACAGCGGCATGCAATTTTCCCCTTTAAAAGTTATATAATaaattgtaatatttgtttttataatctttTAAAAAGAGAGGGCAGGCTTCCATTAGAATACATAGACATATAGGTTCATTGTATCATTACATTCATTAAATAATTGATAGAAAAGGAGAACACTTATGAgacaatataaatgtgttttcatttttgaaaaGGTGCTATATACTGTGCATATTAAAACCTCAAATTAAACTGAAATCGCTCTTTACCTTTGCCACATGCTTGCTCTCATCACGACCCTGCTCTGTCTCCTCATCCTCATATTGCCCGTTGTTGAGGACCCAGGCCGCCGTCCTCTCCACTGGAGACATTGTGATAGACTCCACAGGAGACTGCACCTGAAGCAAGGACATCACACACACTTCCAGTCAGTGCTGACAAAGCTTGTGTCGTCTGCAGCACAGATGTGCTGCTGTTAACAGTACAGTTAAAACTGCTTGACACAAATTTAGGGCATCTGATATCCTTCCAAAAACCTACAGTATGTCATAAACCTGTCATTTTAGTGGGCGTTTTCTCCATCCCTCAAGtatgtttgtttttccatttctttAAAGTTTACAGACGCTGCTAAACAAACCACAGAAATCTTGAGTCACTGCAGTAGAGCTGAGGAAAGAGATACCCACAGGCGCAGGCAAGCTGAGTTAACATTTCCCCAGCATGTacatactgtgctgtactgtacccCCTGTGtatgtttacaaaataaatggcACGTTGTGCACACTGAATCAAGCGGATATTCAGATCTGATAAGACATGTTCATGGTTTAACTGTTAAAGCACATACACATTATTATAtaaagtatatttgtatttacagtacagaatagtacattttatttacagtacatataTCCACAGAACTGAGATTATAATCAAACCTGACTCCCACTTCCTGAATGCAAAACTGCCACTTCTgaatttccatttaaaaaacatgcagtgttttcaatatgtgtgtgtatacagtagctACAGAACCCTAAGGCCCACTATCACactttggctttaaaaaacagcaatgaCCTTTATCAATAAAAGTCCCATATGACTAATAGTGAAAATAGGTGGTGAGTAACTGTGTATCTGGATATACCAATAGGTAATCTCAGAAACATATACAATGCTATATAGTGTGGGTCATGTAACCAAGATGGCCTTTGGCTTGGGAATCCAAAACAGTAGTTAAAAGGCTGGTGTGTTGACCATATGTTACAACATTGCTTTGAGGCACCAGAAGGATTTTAACTGCcatacataaacaaaaagtatAGTCTGGTGCATTTACCTGTTGaggttgttgttgtttatgtacCATTCTGGCTTTGGGCACTGGGCTCTCCCTGGAGGAGGTAGACTGCTGCCTGGAACGGTTTCCATTGTGCAAAGACGCCTCCACAGGGACTGGGATTCCTGTAACACTGCTTGTGCTGCGCAGTGAGGCACTGTGGGGCAGTGATCGAGGTGTTCTGGCACCCCCACTCCCACTGTGACTCTGCTGCTCCACGCGCACAATCAGGGCTTGACCAGCACTGTTCTGCCTAGGCAGGGCCACAGGCGGAGGCATGGCGTGCCGATCAGGCACAGTGTGGCGCCGGGGGACGCAGTCTTCGCTCTGCGTGCTGCCCCTGCTGAAGTCCTCCATGCTGCTGTTGGAAGGGGCGCTCAGCTTGCCAGCGCCAGCACAGTCCTCACTGTTGCTGTGGCTGCGTGAGCTCTCCGTGCTTATGTTCTCTGAGCTGGAGTCTGGCCCGCATGCTTGCTGAGGGGGGTTGCTGAGGTGGTAGACAGGGTTCTGGAAGGACAGTGGCTGCAGGCTGCCTTGATGGCTTAGTGCGGAGTGCAGCGGTCGGCGGATCTGGGGAGCGCTCTGAGGCATGTTCTGTGCCTCCTGTGGAGGGGGTTTGGCAGGAGCTTGGTGGTGATGCTGCTGCTggttgtgtgggtgtgggtgccCCCCCATAGAGAGCTGGCTCCCAGTGAGCCTGGCTGGCACCTCGTGAATAGGTGCCCTCTCGCTGTGGCTCATGTGACTCTCCTGAAGGTCCATGAGCGAGACGCTGCGGCCATTGGGCAGGAGTTTTTCCCGCTCTTCCTTGCCAGAGTAGCTCATGCTCTGGGTGGACGACTGCTGCCCCAGAAATGACTGCTTGCCCCGGAAGTATCCGTCCATGTGCTCCTGTGCAGGTGACTTCACTTTGTGTAAATCActggaaataataaatacacagaaaTAGTGAGTAAAGGTCTCTAATGTTACCCAATTGCTCAATTCTACATTCCAACACTAATACCAATACATTAAtactaaaatgtataaaattagACAGTCTCTCAATGTATTATGCAacaatatagaaaaaaataaatggaaatacTAAATTTCAAAAATAAGTTTAACTTTCAGGTAAAATTCGATGCTGTTTCCATCAAGTAGAAATATCTCACAATACTTACCAAGTACAACCTGCAGCACAATATATTCTATATCTTTTCTTACAAGCAGATGTTTCATAAAAAGTTATTACTCTTGTTAATATTAAACTGACTGGCAGATACTCGATCTTGTTATTAGCTTGTAATATGGACCATGGCAACTGACATCACATTAAGTCAATGGACAAAGGTTCTGGAATTCTAACGGGGCATTGAAATGGTGCACGAGGAATCCTTCAGACAATACCAGAATATATTTGTCACAGCACCTATTATACAGTACCTGTCCCCAGGGTCTTCAAATATCCTGTGCAGTCCTGAAGCAACGCTGCCACTGATATTCTGGGAGGAGCTATGATCCTGGAACCGTCTTAACTGCTGCTGGATGGGCGTCGGACTAGACAGAGACCTGGTGATGTCACCCAGGATACGTGGGAGTGGCCCAAGCTTAGCCACGGTCGCCTGCAGGAAGGAATTTTCACCCTGTGTTGCAAGTTACCATGGCAGAAACATCCCCCCGGTTTTTCAAATGGGATGATAGAGTGCGGAGTGTCGGTGGTTGGTGGTGCGAGCAGTACCATAATGCATTGGTGCAGGCCAGCGCAACCACGAAGACACAGTATGGAAGAAAGAAGGGGTAGGGAGTGGCATCACAATGAGGAGGAggaataaaaaggaaaaacaagaagGAAAGAAATTAGgaaccaaaaaaatgaaataaaaaaataaccatgcTGCTACATAATTACTGCCATTCCAAATCAAAACACACCATGCAAAAGCAAAGTAAAAGTGGGAGGTGGCAAGtataaatgatataaaaaataaacaaaatcttgACAGACTACAAAATGGCTAAGGAACTGGGTAGTTTGGTAGAAGGTTGTTTTGTGGTAAAGACAAGACACATGCTTAACATGAGAGTGCTGTGCGGGGGAGGGGAGCAGGGGAGCAGGGGAGCTAGGAGGGTCTGGGAAAAGTGTTTTTAAGCCCCAAGTACACCTTGTAAGGTTTTTTCCATGTCATCCTTGTAAATTAGGCTACATCTCTGTTTTGCATTTAGTTTTGACCATTGCATTTctacaatatatacaaatgatGTATTCACAGCAGAAGAAAACCTCTTTTGATTAAAACTGTAGACTGACAAATATATGGCTAAAGATGTAGTATTTACTTATATGAAGaccaacagaaaacaacaatTGCTACTTTTACAATATAATCTCACAATCTCATGGAAcatatcacaaaaaaaacattaaaatgctgGTAAATCCATATTATTTCCTCTGACACTGCTACATGTAGGGACATAACAATCCAGTAGGCGGGGCTGTTGCCCAACAAATCTTCACCACCCAGCCATCGAACCAAGCACACTTTTTCCTTCACAacttcaaaatattaaaatatttactttAGGTCCTACAATACatcatatatattaaacaaacacCATATAAAATCAAAAGGTTTAG
The sequence above is drawn from the Acipenser ruthenus chromosome 12, fAciRut3.2 maternal haplotype, whole genome shotgun sequence genome and encodes:
- the LOC117417043 gene encoding ras GTPase-activating protein nGAP-like isoform X6: MDGPNSSPFKVPGFFSKRLKGSIKRTKSQSKLDRNTSFRLPSLRNGDNDRSRGLPKLKESRSHESLLSPGSAVEALELGMEDDVFIKPLHSSILGQEFCFEVAYSGGSKCFSCSSAAERDKWMENLKRTVQPNKDNCRRAENVLRLWIIEAKDLPPKKKYFCELCLDDVLYARTTSKTKADNLFWGEHFEFYSLPLVRSITVHIYKDVDKKKKKDKNNYVGLVNIPMGSVTGRQFMEKWYPVSTPTPSKGKGSGPSIRIKSRFQTISILPMEQYKEFAEFITNNYTMLCSVLEPVISVKNKEEMACALVHILQSTGRARDFLTELVMSEVDRCGDHDVLIFRENTLATKAIEEYLKLVGQKYLHDALGEFIKALYESDENCEVDPGKCSLNELSEHQSNLKMCCELAFCKIINSYCVFPRELKEVFVAWKEECLNRGKQDISERLISASLFLRFLCPAIMSPSLFNLMQEYPDDRTSRTLTLIAKVIQNLANFAKFGNKEEYMAFMNDFLEHEWAGMKRFLMEISNPDTISNTPGFEGYIDLGRELSVLHSLLWEVVSQLDKGENSFLQATVAKLGPLPRILGDITRSLSSPTPIQQQLRRFQDHSSSQNISGSVASGLHRIFEDPGDSDLHKVKSPAQEHMDGYFRGKQSFLGQQSSTQSMSYSGKEEREKLLPNGRSVSLMDLQESHMSHSERAPIHEVPARLTGSQLSMGGHPHPHNQQQHHHQAPAKPPPQEAQNMPQSAPQIRRPLHSALSHQGSLQPLSFQNPVYHLSNPPQQACGPDSSSENISTESSRSHSNSEDCAGAGKLSAPSNSSMEDFSRGSTQSEDCVPRRHTVPDRHAMPPPVALPRQNSAGQALIVRVEQQSHSGSGGARTPRSLPHSASLRSTSSVTGIPVPVEASLHNGNRSRQQSTSSRESPVPKARMVHKQQQPQQVQSPVESITMSPVERTAAWVLNNGQYEDEETEQGRDESKHVAKYEQEIAKLKEKLRLSSQRLEEYELRLLAQEQQMQKLLMEYKARLDDSEERLRRQQEEKDSQMKSIISRLMAVEEELRRDHAEMQAVIDSKQKIIDAQVINGAEVTQTGEEDLLAGCGKLAAHERIDAGEGALQCAEHPQWDLAYQSHQAVHHREWRVQEQQLLTTSARHPARGKR